One genomic segment of Panicum virgatum strain AP13 chromosome 2N, P.virgatum_v5, whole genome shotgun sequence includes these proteins:
- the LOC120659815 gene encoding UDP-glycosyltransferase 91C1-like: protein MAGDQQQQAEARAADPLHIVVFPWLAFGHLLAFLELAKRLAARGHAVTFLSTPRNVARLPPVPTALSGRVRTVALPLPPVEGLPDGAESSADVPREKADLLKLAFDGLAAPFADFLAAACARDRSKDGRLEGFEKRPDWIVVDFAHHWLCPIADQHQVPCAMFSIVLATTIAYNGSRRENAEHPRVTVDDFMPMPRWFPSPSSSSLAYRRHEAAWKAALFRPNASGVSDMERIWRTEQRCRLLAFRGCPEVEPGVFPLLAELFRKPAVPAGLLLPEAGDARGGGGRGTDDGSEEEVARHGALRWLDQQPSRSVLYVALGTEAPVTAASVHELALGLELSGVRFLWALRAPSANAAGTPLLPEGFEARTRGRGAVCAGWVPQVRVLAHAAVGAFLTHCGWGSVAESLRFGLPLVMLPFVVDQGLVARIMAERGVGVEVARRDGDGWFGRDDVAAAVRRVMVDDEGKKTLALNATRLQELVVGEDGGRQERYVDELVECLRRHGSTGTL, encoded by the exons ATGGCCGGAgaccagcagcagcaagctgAAGCCAGGGCAGCTGATCCTCTCCACATCGTGGTGTTCCCATGGCTGGCCTTCGGCCACCTGCTCGCGTTCCTCGAGCTCGCCAAGCGGCTGGCGGCACGCGGCCACGCCGTCACCTTCCTCTCCACGCCGAGGAACGTCGCCAGGCTCCCGCCGGTGCCCACGGCCCTGTCCGGCCGCGTCCGGACCGTGGCCTTGCCGCTGCCGCCTGTCGAGGGGCTGCCGGATGGCGCGGAGTCCTCAGCTGATGTGCCGCGCGAGAAGGCTGACCTGCTCAAGCTCGCCTTCGATGGCCTCGCCGCGCCCTTTGCGgacttcctcgccgccgcttgCGCACGGGACCGGAGCAAGGATGGCCGCCTAGAGGGGTTTGAGAAGAGGCCGGATTGGATCGTGGTCGACTTTGCGCATCACTGGCTGTGCCCCATCGCCGATCAACACCAG GTTCCCTGCGCGATGTTCTCCATCGTCCTGGCAACCACGATCGCGTACAACGGCTCACGCCGGGAGAACGCCGAGCACCCCCGCGTCACCGTCGACGACTTCATGCCCATGCCGAGGTGGTTCCCCTCGCCGTCATCGTCGTCCCTCGCCTACCGCCGCCACGAGGCCGCGTGGAAGGCCGCCTTGTTCCGGCCCAACGCGTCGGGAGTCTCCGACATGGAGCGCATCTGGCGGACGGAGCAGCGCTGCCGCCTCCTCGCGTTCCGCGGCTGCCCGGAGGTCGAGCCCGGGGTGTTCCCACTGCTCGCCGAGCTGTTCCGCAAGCCCGCCGTCCCGGCCGGCCTCCTGCTGCCGGAGGCGGgggacgcgcgcggcggcggtggccgtggcACCGACGACGGCtctgaggaggaggtggcgcggcatGGCGCGCTACGGTGGCTCGACCAGCAGCCATCGAGGAGCGTCCTGTACGTGGCGCTCGGCACCGAGGCGCCGGTGACGGCGGCGAGCGTGCACGAGCTCGCCCTGGGGCTCGAGCTCTCCGGGGTGCGCTTCCTGTGGGCGCTCCGGGCGCCGAGCGCCAACGCGGCCGgcacgccgctgctgccggaGGGGTTCGAGGCGCgcacgcgcgggcgcggcgcggtgtgCGCGGGGTGGGTGCCGCAGGTGCGCGTCCTGGCGCACGCCGCGGTGGGCGCGTTCCTGACGCACTGCGGGTGGGGCTCCGTCGCCGAGAGCCTCCGGTTCGGCCTCCCGCTGGTGATGCTGCCGTTCGTCGTCGACCAGGGCCTCGTCGCGCGGATCATGGCGGAGCGGGGCGTCGGCGTGGAGGTggcgcggcgcgacggcgacggctggTTCGGCAGGGACGACGTcgccgcggcggtgcggcgcgtgATGGTGGACGACGAGGGGAAGAAGACGCTCGCGCTCAACGCGACCAGGTTGCAGGAGTTGGTCGTCGGCGAGGATGGTGGCCGGCAGGAGCGGTATGTCGACGAGCTCGTGGAGTGCTTGCGGAGGCATGGCTCCACCGGGACGCTTTGA